Proteins from a genomic interval of Clostridium sp. M62/1:
- a CDS encoding GntR family transcriptional regulator yields the protein MLDGKAATPLYVQLIQELEAKISEGILTPEARLPSESELSKQYGVSIITVRKAVGSLAEKGLVEKKQGKGTYVTKKKYTRDMKNLQSFTELCGRYGVRAGGRMLENRIVVPDERIARLLGLEPGSQTVFISRVRCADGEPVVIEHNYFPLSYSFLLGETFHDNSLFQYLRDKREVTVDGSEKWFELCRAGVKEARLLKVKKGGALLRIRSVAYNIQGKPIYAGVQLVKGECFSFYVYERGKK from the coding sequence ATGCTGGATGGAAAAGCGGCTACACCATTATATGTTCAGCTGATACAGGAGCTGGAAGCTAAAATTTCAGAAGGAATTTTAACACCGGAGGCCCGCCTGCCCTCTGAAAGCGAGCTTTCGAAGCAATATGGGGTAAGTATTATAACGGTCAGAAAGGCCGTCGGCAGCCTGGCAGAAAAGGGGCTGGTTGAAAAAAAGCAGGGGAAGGGAACCTATGTCACCAAAAAGAAATATACACGGGATATGAAAAACCTTCAGAGCTTTACAGAGCTGTGCGGCAGATATGGGGTAAGGGCTGGAGGAAGAATGCTGGAAAACAGGATTGTTGTGCCGGATGAAAGGATAGCCAGGCTCTTAGGGCTTGAGCCGGGAAGCCAAACGGTATTTATCTCTAGGGTACGGTGCGCAGACGGGGAGCCTGTGGTGATTGAACATAATTATTTTCCATTGAGCTATTCATTTCTTCTGGGAGAGACCTTTCATGATAATTCGCTGTTTCAGTATTTAAGGGACAAAAGAGAGGTGACGGTGGATGGATCAGAAAAATGGTTTGAGCTGTGCAGAGCGGGAGTAAAGGAGGCCAGGCTTTTAAAAGTTAAAAAAGGAGGGGCGCTGCTTCGAATCAGGAGCGTGGCGTATAACATTCAGGGAAAGCCGATCTATGCCGGCGTTCAGCTTGTAAAGGGAGAATGTTTTTCCTTCTATGTCTATGAGAGAGGAAAGAAGTAG
- a CDS encoding PfkB family carbohydrate kinase — protein sequence MRVIGIGDNVCDKYIYLNTMFPGGQALNFAVYTKMLGADSSYMGTFGRDEVAEHILATLDELGVKHERCRQYDGENGYARVTLVDGDRVFLGSNKGGIAKEHPVVLDSDDMEYVKQFSHIHTSNNSYFDSQLPKLAEAGLSVSYDFSGQWTDPEKVARVAPYIRYAFLSCGSIPVEEAEKICRAIHEAGCPMVITTRGSYGSMLYDGNRFYEQKPQLVEAVDTLGAGDSFAAAFLLSYIGSLEDKKAQGRADQGAFIKKAMAAGAEFAAKTCMVQGAFGYGRALV from the coding sequence ATGAGGGTGATCGGTATTGGAGACAATGTGTGCGACAAGTACATTTATTTGAATACCATGTTTCCTGGAGGACAGGCTTTAAATTTTGCTGTCTATACAAAAATGCTGGGAGCGGATTCTTCATATATGGGAACCTTTGGCCGTGATGAAGTGGCGGAGCACATACTGGCCACTCTGGATGAGCTGGGAGTGAAGCATGAGCGCTGCAGACAGTACGATGGTGAAAATGGATATGCCAGAGTAACTCTGGTAGATGGAGACAGGGTATTTTTAGGAAGCAACAAAGGCGGAATTGCAAAAGAGCACCCGGTAGTGCTGGATTCTGACGATATGGAATATGTAAAGCAGTTTTCCCATATTCATACAAGCAATAACAGCTATTTCGACAGTCAGCTGCCTAAGCTAGCAGAAGCAGGCTTATCGGTTTCCTATGATTTTTCCGGACAGTGGACAGATCCGGAAAAAGTGGCTCGGGTGGCTCCGTATATCAGATATGCTTTTTTATCCTGCGGTTCGATACCAGTGGAGGAGGCAGAAAAAATCTGCCGCGCTATTCATGAGGCAGGATGCCCGATGGTAATTACTACAAGAGGAAGCTATGGTTCGATGTTATATGACGGAAACAGGTTTTATGAACAGAAACCGCAGCTGGTAGAAGCGGTAGATACACTAGGAGCCGGGGATTCCTTTGCCGCAGCGTTTTTGCTTTCCTATATTGGAAGCCTGGAGGATAAAAAGGCGCAGGGCAGGGCAGACCAGGGAGCCTTTATCAAAAAGGCGATGGCGGCAGGCGCCGAATTCGCGGCAAAAACCTGTATGGTGCAGGGAGCCTTTGGATACGGAAGGGCATTGGTATAG